The Agarilytica rhodophyticola genome has a window encoding:
- a CDS encoding MFS transporter: MQESNNNGRMTKLSIREKLGYGLGDFGFNLYWTTIASFLAAFYTDVFGISAAAAGTMLLVTKIVDAFTDPAMGAIADRTNTRFGKFRPYLLWAGVPMAAAAVLTFTTPDLNDWGKLLWAYATYTMMMLLYTVLSTPYSALSGVMTAVSQERTSLISVRFLFAFSCGALVNKYTLPLVEIFGGGNDKLGWQLTMGLYGILAAAIFSITFLSTRERISPPPAQKTHPLEDIKDLLQNKPWLILFILAMVIMLTITMRGGSAYYYFTYYVERPDLLPNYLFAQQVAYALGAICAPLLTRFIDKTKLLMILMGSVGVLSILFYFVPKDMIWAMFTLNILISLALGPKSPLTWSMYADTADYNEWKTGKRATAMTFSAATFSQKLGGALGSAGMLWVLAAIGYAANQAQSGASQVGIALLQTAIPGVFAIIAMVVVSFYSLSGKQLENIQQELKEREQES; this comes from the coding sequence ATGCAGGAATCCAATAATAATGGCCGCATGACAAAGCTAAGTATCAGAGAAAAGCTCGGTTATGGCCTGGGTGATTTCGGATTTAATTTATATTGGACAACAATTGCCTCTTTTTTAGCGGCTTTTTATACCGATGTATTCGGTATTTCTGCGGCAGCGGCGGGTACGATGTTGCTTGTCACCAAGATTGTGGATGCTTTTACCGATCCTGCGATGGGTGCTATTGCCGATAGAACCAACACACGGTTTGGTAAGTTTAGACCCTATTTACTGTGGGCCGGAGTGCCAATGGCGGCAGCGGCTGTGCTTACCTTTACCACGCCTGATCTCAATGATTGGGGCAAACTTTTGTGGGCCTACGCCACCTATACCATGATGATGTTGCTATATACGGTATTGAGTACACCGTATTCTGCCTTGTCTGGTGTGATGACGGCCGTCAGTCAAGAGCGAACATCCTTAATTAGCGTTCGTTTTCTTTTTGCTTTTAGCTGTGGAGCCTTAGTCAATAAATATACCTTGCCATTGGTTGAGATATTCGGTGGCGGGAATGATAAGCTTGGCTGGCAACTTACCATGGGGTTATATGGCATACTTGCGGCGGCGATTTTTTCTATCACTTTTCTGTCGACGCGAGAGCGAATTTCTCCTCCACCTGCGCAAAAAACTCATCCGCTTGAGGATATTAAAGACCTTCTACAAAATAAGCCTTGGCTTATCTTATTTATTCTGGCAATGGTCATCATGTTGACGATTACCATGCGTGGTGGTTCGGCATATTATTACTTTACCTATTATGTGGAGCGACCTGATTTGCTTCCAAACTATTTATTTGCACAACAAGTTGCTTATGCGCTCGGCGCAATCTGTGCACCTTTACTTACACGTTTTATCGATAAAACAAAATTGCTGATGATTTTGATGGGAAGTGTGGGTGTTTTATCTATCCTATTTTATTTTGTGCCCAAGGATATGATCTGGGCTATGTTTACCCTGAATATTCTTATTAGCTTGGCACTTGGGCCAAAGTCACCTCTGACGTGGTCTATGTATGCTGATACCGCAGACTATAATGAGTGGAAAACGGGTAAGCGAGCAACAGCAATGACCTTTTCTGCGGCAACTTTTTCGCAAAAACTGGGTGGTGCCCTTGGTTCGGCCGGTATGTTGTGGGTGTTAGCGGCGATTGGTTATGCGGCGAATCAGGCGCAAAGTGGAGCTTCTCAGGTGGGAATCGCACTATTGCAAACAGCAATACCTGGAGTTTTTGCGATTATCGCGATGGTGGTTGTCAGTTTCTATTCATTAAGCGGTAAGCAATTAGAAAACATTCAACAAGAACTAAAAGAAAGAGAGCAAGAGAGTTAA
- a CDS encoding GH36-type glycosyl hydrolase domain-containing protein — MLDINDECIELKTPTAMPNAAAFLWNKKMVMQVNCRGFVVAQHMQPDASKYSHSPNIEAKTFIQPEQPFYAHHPGRFVYIKDEQSGELFSVPYEPVRKTGDTFVFSAAQDEIQWRIEFQGIEVQLTLSIPRDDVVELWRLQVRNKSGRPRKLSIYPSFTIGYMSWMNQSACYRQDLGGIVASSVSPYQKLEDYPRIKTLKDKTFFLHNIKPTAWETNREAFEGEGGLHQPSAVDQEQLEDGEAFYQTPVGVFQFRHSFDVDHSQEYRFLFGPAKDDSEIAQLREKYFAPGAFEASLQDYRAYIKEGEGCLTINTPDAGFDNFVNHWLGRQIFYHGDVNRLTNDPQTRNYLQDNMGMCYIKPQVSRHAFLHALSQQEQSGAMPDGILLHEEAQLQYINQIPHTDHCVWLPICLQAYFDETGDYGLLDEQVSGLSDGKTLTVFERVTNAMHWLLESRDARNLSYIAQGDWCDPMNMVGPKGRGVSGWLSVATVYALKLWADICQQFRQQGQAEKLLASAGQMSEAINEHLWDGDWLARGITDDNVVFGISDDPEGRIFLNPQSWSMLADCVNAEQQQKMIAAIEQQLETPYGVMMLAPAYTSMREDVGRVTQKYPGVAENGSVYNHAAIFYIYALYTIGESERAFKLLRQMIPGSDAQDYLQRGQLPAYIPNYYRGAYYQIPKTAGKSSQLFNTGTVSWVYRSLIDGLFGLRGCREGLCIQPQLPAHWQHASVSRVFRGATFDVSYERKASLHKMSIRINDKVLDEAIVRDIKVGERYSIKIQLPAA; from the coding sequence ATGCTAGATATTAATGATGAGTGTATAGAGCTTAAAACACCCACAGCCATGCCTAACGCTGCCGCATTTTTATGGAATAAAAAAATGGTGATGCAAGTGAACTGTCGAGGCTTTGTAGTCGCTCAGCACATGCAGCCAGATGCTTCAAAATATTCCCATTCCCCTAATATTGAAGCGAAAACCTTTATCCAACCCGAACAGCCTTTCTACGCGCATCATCCAGGCCGTTTTGTTTATATTAAAGACGAGCAAAGTGGGGAACTCTTTTCTGTACCCTATGAACCTGTGCGTAAAACTGGCGATACTTTTGTGTTTTCGGCAGCACAAGATGAAATTCAATGGCGAATAGAATTTCAAGGAATCGAGGTTCAGCTAACTTTGAGCATTCCTCGTGACGATGTTGTGGAGCTGTGGCGTTTACAGGTGCGTAATAAAAGCGGTCGCCCTCGTAAACTTAGCATTTATCCTTCATTCACCATTGGTTATATGAGTTGGATGAATCAATCTGCTTGTTATCGACAAGACTTAGGTGGCATTGTTGCCAGCAGTGTTTCTCCCTATCAAAAGCTTGAAGATTATCCCCGTATTAAAACGTTAAAAGATAAAACTTTCTTTTTACACAATATCAAACCTACGGCATGGGAAACAAACCGCGAAGCGTTCGAGGGAGAAGGTGGCTTACACCAGCCAAGTGCTGTAGATCAAGAGCAGTTAGAAGATGGTGAAGCCTTTTACCAAACACCTGTGGGCGTATTTCAATTTCGCCACAGTTTTGATGTGGATCATAGTCAAGAATATCGCTTCCTTTTTGGGCCAGCTAAAGATGACAGTGAAATTGCTCAGCTGCGAGAAAAATACTTCGCTCCTGGAGCATTTGAAGCAAGCCTACAAGATTATCGTGCTTATATAAAAGAAGGGGAGGGTTGTCTTACGATTAATACCCCCGATGCCGGCTTTGATAATTTTGTTAATCATTGGCTGGGGCGACAAATCTTCTATCATGGGGATGTCAATCGTCTCACTAACGATCCACAAACGCGTAATTATCTGCAAGATAATATGGGAATGTGCTATATCAAGCCCCAAGTATCTCGCCATGCGTTCTTACATGCACTTAGCCAACAGGAACAAAGCGGTGCTATGCCAGATGGTATCCTGCTGCATGAAGAGGCGCAGCTGCAGTATATTAATCAAATCCCTCATACAGATCATTGTGTCTGGTTGCCTATATGCTTACAGGCCTATTTTGACGAGACCGGTGACTACGGTTTGTTGGACGAACAGGTAAGCGGCCTTAGTGATGGTAAAACTCTGACGGTGTTTGAGCGTGTGACTAATGCCATGCATTGGTTACTTGAAAGCCGAGATGCGCGCAACCTTAGCTATATTGCCCAAGGAGATTGGTGCGACCCTATGAATATGGTAGGGCCAAAGGGGCGAGGCGTATCCGGCTGGTTGTCGGTAGCCACTGTTTACGCTCTTAAATTATGGGCCGATATCTGCCAGCAGTTTCGGCAACAAGGGCAAGCTGAGAAATTATTGGCTTCTGCTGGACAAATGTCAGAAGCGATTAACGAGCATTTATGGGATGGTGATTGGCTTGCTCGAGGCATCACAGACGATAATGTCGTTTTTGGAATTAGTGATGATCCTGAGGGTCGCATCTTTCTTAATCCGCAAAGCTGGTCGATGTTGGCGGACTGCGTCAATGCTGAGCAGCAACAAAAAATGATTGCAGCGATCGAGCAGCAATTAGAGACGCCTTACGGCGTTATGATGTTGGCTCCTGCCTATACCTCGATGCGAGAGGACGTCGGCCGAGTTACCCAAAAATACCCCGGCGTTGCAGAAAATGGTTCGGTGTATAATCACGCTGCTATCTTCTATATTTACGCTCTTTATACCATTGGCGAGTCCGAACGTGCATTTAAGTTATTGCGTCAGATGATTCCTGGCTCAGATGCGCAAGATTACTTGCAGCGAGGGCAGTTACCCGCCTATATACCCAATTACTACCGTGGTGCCTATTACCAAATCCCTAAAACGGCAGGTAAATCCAGTCAGCTATTCAATACCGGTACCGTCAGCTGGGTATATCGCAGTTTAATCGATGGTTTGTTTGGCCTTAGAGGTTGCCGTGAAGGTCTTTGTATACAACCGCAATTGCCGGCACATTGGCAGCACGCCAGTGTGAGTCGAGTCTTCCGAGGCGCTACTTTTGATGTGTCTTATGAGCGAAAAGCATCGTTACATAAAATGTCCATACGTATTAATGATAAGGTCTTGGATGAAGCTATAGTGCGAGACATTAAAGTCGGTGAACGTTATAGCATCAAGATCCAATTGCCTGCTGCTTAA
- a CDS encoding HDOD domain-containing protein: protein MSAKQLKYWTDKMTHQNFPILGNVMGELNLITGNEDAEINQLSEVILKDPNLTSLVLKVANSVQYNLSHSHINTVSRAIVHIGLKGVRAICISSLVLDTLVHGKPKDRVLKLVAQGIHAATQARNLFQAMGEEDGGEEVFIAALLFNLGEMGFWASDDNPEKHQDLLNDSPEIRREAMAKILGTSFKAITLELARQWHLGEVLEQALYPRDNASLKVKAVVTGERLSRAACYGWQSPQLKKVLKEVADYTGMSMSAALKKIKEGGDEAAEVALSYGVAEACPLIPSSLEDFVLEKPSSANKILKSDSHLQLSILRDLSIATQENVSVNTIFQMVLEGMHRGIGLERVCLAFIKGRKLEGKHMLGEGVESWHSNFVMDISPFSENIFTRCIELGGSCWFKPDSSSKDNDLYSNDVVKVLHHFPCFIHVIEVDNRKVAVFYADRSDFGGKLSHEQFESFKHFCSQAQISLNLLSKNKSQGR from the coding sequence ATGTCGGCAAAGCAGCTGAAGTATTGGACAGATAAAATGACTCACCAAAACTTTCCTATTTTGGGAAATGTTATGGGTGAGCTCAATCTTATTACAGGCAACGAAGACGCAGAGATCAACCAACTTTCTGAAGTTATACTAAAAGATCCGAACCTGACTTCTCTGGTGTTAAAAGTTGCCAATAGTGTTCAATATAATTTAAGTCATTCTCATATTAATACCGTCAGCCGGGCTATTGTGCATATCGGCTTAAAAGGTGTTAGGGCAATCTGCATTTCTTCATTAGTACTAGATACTTTGGTACATGGCAAACCTAAAGATCGTGTATTAAAGCTAGTAGCTCAGGGTATTCATGCGGCGACTCAAGCGAGAAACCTCTTTCAGGCAATGGGAGAAGAGGATGGCGGTGAAGAAGTTTTTATTGCTGCGTTGCTATTTAATTTGGGAGAGATGGGCTTTTGGGCATCGGATGACAATCCCGAAAAACACCAAGATTTACTTAATGATTCTCCCGAAATCCGACGTGAAGCGATGGCCAAAATTTTAGGTACCAGTTTTAAAGCCATTACCTTAGAGCTTGCTAGACAGTGGCATCTGGGGGAGGTTTTGGAACAGGCTTTATATCCTCGTGATAATGCTTCACTTAAAGTTAAAGCTGTGGTGACTGGCGAACGTCTTAGTCGGGCGGCTTGTTATGGTTGGCAAAGTCCACAATTAAAAAAAGTATTGAAAGAAGTGGCGGACTACACCGGTATGTCAATGTCGGCGGCGTTAAAAAAAATTAAAGAAGGAGGAGATGAGGCTGCCGAAGTTGCTCTGAGCTATGGTGTTGCCGAAGCTTGCCCGCTGATACCTTCGAGCTTGGAAGACTTTGTTTTGGAAAAACCAAGCTCTGCCAATAAAATTTTAAAAAGTGATTCTCACTTACAACTTAGTATTTTACGAGATTTATCTATTGCCACACAGGAAAATGTCAGTGTTAATACCATTTTTCAAATGGTACTGGAGGGTATGCATCGCGGCATTGGTCTTGAGCGTGTGTGTTTAGCTTTTATTAAAGGCAGAAAACTTGAAGGCAAGCATATGCTAGGTGAAGGTGTGGAGAGCTGGCACAGTAATTTTGTTATGGATATCAGCCCTTTTTCTGAAAATATTTTTACCCGCTGTATCGAATTAGGGGGTAGCTGTTGGTTTAAGCCAGATTCTTCTAGCAAAGACAACGACCTCTACTCTAATGATGTGGTAAAAGTACTTCATCATTTCCCATGTTTTATTCATGTGATTGAAGTGGACAATCGCAAAGTTGCCGTGTTTTATGCCGATCGATCAGACTTTGGCGGCAAGCTTTCTCATGAGCAATTTGAAAGCTTTAAACATTTTTGCTCGCAAGCACAAATAAGCTTAAATTTACTCTCAAAAAATAAATCTCAGGGCCGCTAG
- a CDS encoding lytic transglycosylase, giving the protein MLFNKIKLFFFVSFFFISACSNLKQHFVDQPNAFASANSEMGPAYPISEDFDLDPECFISADELFTSDNVPHKDVWDRVREGYKLPEYDNKRVQTQLKWYVRHPKYMMRVTKRSQPYMFHIVEQLEKRNMPLEIALLPIVESAFDPFAYSHGRASGMWQIVPGTGRMLGLKQNWWYDGRRDVVASTEAALKYLQKQHKRFDGDWLLALASYNSGAGNVSRAIKKNKKRGKPTDFWNLDLPKETKDYVPRLLALAKIFADPHAHNVTLHSVPNEQYFTAVKIGSQIDLAQAANLAEIDMNVLYHLNPGFNRWATDPTGPHELLMPAERAISFSEKLAKIPDEDRVTWERYKIRSGDSLSTIARRYKISVASLKTINKLPNNNIRAGRTLMVPVAAKPGKHYSYSFDERIAKRYAAVAKKQGGQKIDYTVKSGDSLWSISRRYKVSTAKLARWNSMAQRDPIKPGQVLKIWTKLPAVAGGSGVVRRLNYRVRSGDSLARIAKKFDLKIDDILQWNNIQRSKYLQPGQSLKLFVDVKRIQES; this is encoded by the coding sequence ATGCTGTTTAACAAAATTAAATTATTTTTTTTCGTTAGTTTCTTTTTTATCTCCGCATGTAGCAATCTTAAACAACACTTTGTTGATCAGCCAAACGCGTTTGCCAGCGCTAATTCCGAAATGGGACCTGCCTATCCAATTAGTGAAGATTTTGATCTCGACCCTGAATGTTTTATCTCTGCCGATGAGCTTTTCACCAGTGATAATGTGCCCCATAAAGATGTATGGGATCGAGTCCGTGAAGGTTATAAATTACCCGAATACGATAATAAACGTGTACAAACACAGCTTAAATGGTATGTGCGCCACCCCAAATATATGATGCGAGTAACAAAGCGCTCCCAGCCTTATATGTTTCATATTGTTGAGCAACTCGAAAAACGAAATATGCCATTAGAGATTGCGTTGCTACCTATTGTTGAAAGCGCCTTTGACCCCTTTGCCTATTCTCATGGACGCGCTTCGGGTATGTGGCAAATTGTACCAGGCACTGGCCGTATGCTCGGGCTCAAGCAAAATTGGTGGTACGACGGACGCCGTGATGTTGTCGCCTCGACAGAGGCTGCACTAAAGTATTTACAAAAACAACACAAGCGCTTCGATGGCGATTGGCTATTGGCATTAGCTTCCTATAACAGCGGTGCTGGAAATGTATCTCGAGCTATAAAAAAGAATAAAAAACGCGGTAAACCTACTGACTTTTGGAACCTGGACTTACCTAAAGAAACCAAAGACTACGTCCCTCGCCTACTGGCCTTAGCAAAAATATTTGCCGACCCACACGCCCACAATGTAACCCTTCATAGCGTACCTAATGAACAATATTTTACCGCCGTCAAAATCGGCTCACAAATCGACTTAGCGCAGGCGGCAAACTTGGCAGAGATTGACATGAATGTGCTCTACCACCTAAACCCAGGCTTTAACCGCTGGGCGACAGATCCTACTGGCCCCCATGAGTTACTGATGCCAGCTGAACGTGCAATTAGCTTCAGTGAAAAATTAGCCAAGATTCCAGATGAAGATCGTGTTACCTGGGAACGTTACAAAATTCGTTCAGGGGATAGTTTATCTACCATCGCCAGACGCTACAAAATTAGCGTTGCCTCATTGAAAACCATCAATAAGCTACCCAACAACAATATTCGTGCAGGGCGTACATTGATGGTGCCTGTCGCAGCAAAACCAGGGAAACACTATAGTTATAGCTTCGACGAGCGCATTGCCAAACGCTACGCTGCGGTTGCCAAAAAACAGGGCGGACAAAAAATAGATTACACCGTAAAAAGCGGTGATAGTTTATGGTCTATCAGCCGGCGCTACAAAGTCAGTACCGCCAAATTGGCCCGCTGGAATAGTATGGCGCAACGAGATCCAATTAAGCCTGGGCAGGTATTAAAGATATGGACGAAACTACCTGCTGTTGCTGGCGGCTCAGGTGTGGTGCGCAGATTAAATTATAGAGTGCGCTCCGGCGATTCATTGGCTCGTATCGCCAAAAAGTTCGATTTAAAAATTGACGATATTTTGCAGTGGAACAATATCCAGCGCTCCAAATATTTACAGCCAGGACAGTCACTTAAATTGTTTGTCGACGTAAAAAGAATCCAAGAGAGCTAG